The Candidatus Latescibacterota bacterium DNA segment CTGAGCCGCTGGCGGCAGGTCAGGGGTTACAGAAGAGGGTCGGGACATGGAATCCCGGCCCTCTGTTTATTCTGATCGTGCGGACCATCTGCCAATAGTATCGATCTGCTGGACTTTATCGATTTTCAAGCCTGGTTGACCTTCGAGGTGTTGTTGATTTCCTAGACTTCCTCGAGAGATGTTCTTATATAGCGCTCCAACTCCTCATAGCTGTGAAAATGAAGATCGAAATCATAATCCCTTTCGAATTCGCAATCTTCCCATGTGTGGGTCCGGCATATATTCGGACGCACAGGATAGATCATACAGCCCTTCACCGGGTCGTAGAACCTGCAGGGGTTGTTGACCATGACGAACCATCGTTCATCGTCCATATAGATCTGTACGTCTCTGTGAGTCATTATCCAAAGCATGTCGTTCCAGTCGTCCATGTCTTCTGGTTCGTCTATCTCCACTGAGAAATACATGCAGCATTTAGCGGGGATACAATCCTCACACTGGTTCTTTGCTTTCTTGTTCTTTAGTTTTTTCTTCTGTTTTCCCTTCGGGGATTCTTTCTTTTTTTTGCGGTTTTTTTCTCTGGAAAACAAATCCCATCTCCCTTCTGGTGTCGTGCATCTCACTTTTTATAAGGAATAATGTTCCTTTTGGCAATATCAAAGAAGTCTGAATTATAGAAATATTGATCCAGGTCCATTCCTGTTCCACTCAAAAAGAAGTAAATACAGGATCCCGGCGGTAAG contains these protein-coding regions:
- a CDS encoding YkgJ family cysteine cluster protein, with product MFSREKNRKKKKESPKGKQKKKLKNKKAKNQCEDCIPAKCCMYFSVEIDEPEDMDDWNDMLWIMTHRDVQIYMDDERWFVMVNNPCRFYDPVKGCMIYPVRPNICRTHTWEDCEFERDYDFDLHFHSYEELERYIRTSLEEV